From a single candidate division WOR-3 bacterium genomic region:
- a CDS encoding PLDc_N domain-containing protein, with the protein MAFWVWILVEVLTRETDEGNNRLIWALVIVFTHWIGALIYLLARRQERIHKLGR; encoded by the coding sequence ATGGCCTTCTGGGTCTGGATACTGGTCGAGGTGCTGACCCGGGAGACCGACGAGGGCAACAACCGGCTGATCTGGGCGCTAGTCATCGTGTTCACCCACTGGATCGGCGCGCTCATCTACCTGCTGGCTCGGCGGCAGGAACGGATCCACAAGCTCGGCCGGTAG
- a CDS encoding T9SS type A sorting domain-containing protein has product MSLIRILPLALATWTAALGLPKVVLPAHQTGPMTINLVQGYSFDPLEKSPVLPQNLTAADFSGDYSYCMIQFPGPIRPEWKRTVEGYGAELLWYVPRYTFVARVPTAAMGAIAALPEVRWLGIDQPAFKLCPGLEKATGRQTLIVVFHYQESEQNLLAELDALGAANLVTEFNAWNKSVKMDVDATQIPAIARLNGVYWVEPYTPMTPDNMDTQWVDQHGYSASDTTRTIWRKGVYGRGMLVGLTDGPMNIAHNQFRDTVSNTPGPNHRKVVAYRGSNGSDSHGTHTTGTLCGSDDEVGGTSWNDGLAKGARVFFQNFNSLPSNWDMTVFFRGPDSGLDVHVDSLRALNNSMSYSRKDSFNQYVFTDMTADQFTWNHRKFMHCNSMGNRGVNEMGHPVNAKNIISTGGTGPGTSCRQIFSSSSRGPTSDGRRKPQLVSPAEDIMSADNSNPNGYVLMSGTSMSTPNMAGAMALIRNYFQLGYYPTGDTLTGTRMGISAALNKAVGIVGADNDIAGYTVPDNNVGWGRVDLDSSLYFAGDTSRLWVLDDTIGLETGDSVVIPIDVTAAGKPFRVTLCWTDYPGTMRSSYVCVNDINLTVYSPSGTPYKGNVYSGGQSATGGINDSLNVEECTRINSPEVGSWSVVVKARNVPQGPQPFALAAIGVMGDVEFHDVTATFITAPTDTVDSGTVVAPAAEVRNFGTFAETLDVWFTIGSGYSDSVRLTLGVGGVDTVSFADWAADTLGNFAVTCSTGLAGDANTGNNVVRESVVVRSTNGIEEGRGLPRVFSLDRAAPNPFGRSTAIRYAIPRATSSRLSVYSATGALVRTLQEGELKPGYYSAAWNGRDGLGRLVPSGIYLYRLEAGQNSATGKVLLSR; this is encoded by the coding sequence ATGTCGTTGATTAGGATATTGCCGTTGGCGTTGGCAACATGGACAGCCGCTCTTGGCTTGCCCAAGGTCGTCCTGCCCGCGCACCAGACCGGTCCGATGACTATCAACCTCGTGCAGGGCTACAGCTTCGATCCGCTCGAGAAGTCGCCGGTTCTGCCGCAGAACCTGACTGCGGCCGATTTCTCCGGGGACTACTCCTATTGCATGATCCAGTTTCCCGGTCCGATACGCCCCGAGTGGAAACGGACGGTTGAGGGCTACGGCGCCGAGTTGCTATGGTACGTCCCGCGGTACACGTTCGTGGCGCGAGTCCCGACTGCAGCCATGGGAGCCATCGCGGCGCTGCCCGAGGTGCGCTGGCTCGGCATCGACCAACCCGCCTTCAAGCTCTGCCCCGGCCTGGAGAAAGCCACGGGCCGGCAGACTCTGATTGTCGTTTTCCACTACCAGGAGAGCGAGCAGAACCTGCTCGCCGAGTTGGATGCCCTGGGCGCTGCCAACCTGGTGACCGAGTTCAATGCCTGGAACAAGAGCGTAAAGATGGACGTGGACGCGACGCAGATCCCGGCCATCGCCCGGCTCAACGGCGTCTACTGGGTCGAGCCGTATACGCCGATGACGCCCGACAACATGGACACGCAATGGGTGGACCAGCACGGGTACTCCGCGTCCGACACGACCCGGACTATCTGGCGCAAAGGTGTGTACGGTCGCGGCATGCTCGTCGGGCTTACCGACGGGCCGATGAACATCGCCCACAACCAGTTCCGGGACACGGTCAGCAACACTCCCGGTCCCAACCATCGCAAGGTCGTCGCCTACCGTGGCTCCAACGGCTCAGACTCCCACGGCACGCACACGACCGGTACGCTCTGCGGCTCGGATGACGAGGTGGGCGGAACTTCCTGGAACGACGGGTTGGCCAAGGGCGCGCGGGTCTTCTTCCAGAACTTCAACAGCCTCCCGTCCAACTGGGACATGACCGTCTTCTTCCGCGGCCCGGATTCTGGCCTGGACGTGCACGTTGACAGCCTGCGCGCGCTGAACAATTCGATGAGTTACTCCCGCAAAGACAGCTTCAACCAGTACGTCTTCACCGATATGACCGCGGACCAGTTCACCTGGAACCACCGTAAGTTCATGCACTGCAACTCGATGGGTAACCGGGGCGTCAACGAGATGGGGCACCCGGTCAATGCCAAGAACATCATCTCGACCGGCGGCACCGGACCGGGCACCTCGTGCCGGCAGATCTTCTCATCCAGCTCGCGCGGCCCGACCTCGGACGGCCGCAGGAAGCCGCAGCTGGTATCGCCGGCTGAGGACATCATGTCGGCCGACAACTCCAACCCGAACGGGTATGTCCTGATGTCCGGTACTTCCATGTCGACACCGAACATGGCCGGGGCGATGGCGCTTATCCGCAACTACTTTCAACTCGGCTACTATCCGACCGGCGACACGCTGACGGGCACGCGGATGGGTATCTCAGCTGCCCTCAACAAGGCAGTCGGCATTGTCGGCGCGGACAACGATATTGCCGGCTACACCGTGCCGGACAACAACGTGGGCTGGGGCCGCGTTGACCTTGACTCCTCGCTCTACTTCGCTGGCGACACCTCCCGGCTCTGGGTGCTGGACGACACCATCGGCCTGGAGACCGGTGATTCGGTGGTTATACCGATTGACGTGACCGCCGCGGGAAAGCCCTTCCGCGTCACGCTCTGCTGGACCGACTACCCGGGCACGATGCGCTCCTCCTACGTCTGCGTCAACGACATCAACCTGACGGTCTACTCGCCCAGCGGGACCCCCTACAAGGGCAACGTCTATTCGGGCGGCCAGTCAGCTACCGGCGGCATCAACGACTCCCTGAACGTCGAGGAGTGCACCCGCATCAACAGCCCTGAGGTCGGCAGTTGGAGCGTCGTCGTCAAGGCCAGGAACGTGCCGCAGGGCCCGCAGCCGTTCGCCCTCGCCGCCATCGGCGTCATGGGCGATGTGGAGTTCCACGACGTGACCGCGACTTTCATCACCGCTCCGACCGACACGGTCGATTCCGGTACGGTCGTCGCACCGGCCGCGGAAGTCAGGAACTTCGGGACGTTTGCGGAGACGCTCGACGTCTGGTTCACCATCGGCTCCGGCTACAGCGATTCGGTGCGGTTGACCCTGGGCGTCGGCGGCGTGGACACGGTGAGCTTTGCGGACTGGGCGGCCGACACGCTCGGGAATTTCGCCGTAACCTGCTCCACCGGCCTGGCGGGCGACGCGAACACGGGTAACAACGTGGTCAGGGAATCGGTCGTGGTGCGTTCGACGAACGGCATTGAAGAAGGCAGGGGACTGCCCCGGGTATTCAGCCTTGACCGGGCAGCGCCCAACCCGTTCGGCCGCTCCACGGCGATCCGCTATGCCATACCGCGTGCGACCTCATCCCGGCTTTCGGTTTACTCGGCCACTGGGGCGCTGGTCCGCACGTTGCAGGAGGGCGAGCTCAAACCCGGCTACTACTCGGCCGCCTGGAACGGGCGCGATGGCCTGGGCAGGCTCGTGCCGTCCGGCATCTACCTCTACCGCCTCGAAGCCGGGCAGAACTCGGCTACGGGCAAAGTACTGCTCAGCCGCTAG
- a CDS encoding tetratricopeptide repeat protein — translation MATKPGVVRCRPGRMAQYLGALLQSRPEVREPFELGFAAMNISSWDQAIGYFKQAIVATNGPGLVALNNLVGVCHYTQGRLDEALKDFQESARLAEQYDDRQGGSRALGNIGRIFHDNGELDRALTLMEQALALSDDSNDPWATAIHLGYAGSVHHDRGELDRALQYYEASLTMSRDIGDQWGVATQLANIGNVYHDRSEFDKALEYHREALAMARQTGDQWCLASNLGSIGNICRDKGDLDEALKYDNEALALAREIGHQLGVAADLGNIGLILADRSEHEQAVPKLAEALTILLATGVADGPRQTLTGLAGCEDKLGRKRLTELLKQAGRDEEAITDVFDRIDQLRMRRPD, via the coding sequence ATGGCGACGAAGCCCGGCGTGGTGCGGTGTCGTCCAGGGAGGATGGCCCAGTATTTGGGTGCACTTCTGCAATCCAGACCCGAGGTCAGGGAGCCGTTCGAGCTCGGATTCGCCGCGATGAATATCTCCAGCTGGGACCAGGCAATCGGGTATTTCAAGCAGGCGATTGTCGCCACAAACGGGCCGGGGCTGGTAGCGCTCAACAACCTTGTCGGGGTCTGCCACTACACGCAGGGCCGCCTCGACGAGGCGCTGAAGGACTTCCAGGAGTCGGCGCGGCTGGCAGAGCAGTATGATGATCGGCAAGGCGGGTCCCGGGCTTTGGGAAACATCGGGCGAATATTCCACGACAACGGAGAACTCGACCGGGCGCTTACGCTCATGGAGCAGGCGCTGGCGCTGTCCGACGACTCCAACGATCCATGGGCGACGGCCATTCACCTCGGCTACGCCGGCAGCGTCCACCACGACCGGGGAGAACTCGACCGGGCGCTGCAGTACTACGAGGCGTCACTGACCATGTCACGCGACATCGGCGACCAATGGGGCGTGGCGACGCAACTGGCCAACATTGGCAACGTCTACCACGACAGGAGCGAGTTCGACAAGGCGCTGGAGTACCACCGGGAGGCGCTGGCCATGGCCCGCCAAACCGGAGACCAATGGTGTCTGGCCAGCAACCTGGGCAGCATCGGGAACATCTGCCGCGACAAAGGCGATCTGGACGAGGCGCTGAAGTACGACAACGAAGCGCTGGCACTGGCCCGCGAAATCGGGCACCAACTCGGCGTAGCGGCCGACCTCGGCAACATCGGGCTGATTCTGGCCGACCGGAGCGAGCATGAGCAGGCCGTACCGAAACTCGCGGAGGCCCTGACCATCCTGCTTGCCACCGGGGTTGCCGATGGTCCGCGTCAGACCCTTACCGGACTGGCGGGCTGCGAGGACAAGCTCGGTCGCAAGCGGTTGACTGAGCTGTTGAAGCAGGCCGGGAGGGATGAAGAGGCCATTACCGACGTGTTCGACCGGATTGACCAGTTGCGTATGAGACGGCCCGACTAG